The Engystomops pustulosus chromosome 1, aEngPut4.maternal, whole genome shotgun sequence genome has a window encoding:
- the DDX51 gene encoding ATP-dependent RNA helicase DDX51, giving the protein MSLFVINRYLGDEVESTEDRAKALLEKLRQQAKERQSQLKHNERNVKEVSESYVEEEVTETIETTDYNENKKSKKRKKTLDETPTELESHELDAEPEEENELKAKKPHKKKIKKDKQEDESIVLEDHIVKKGHKKKVKKQKTEVCASSESTQSEDAKADHKKKHKKHKHKQVEENSDKGSGDSGEDPVESTQSEDAKADHKKKHKKHKHKQVEENSDKGSGDSGEDPVEANNNDDNSDHEFVDSSEDPVEAQNNIDENSDQELVDAGEDPAETHTDNDDKKEIEDAKMEQNGKGKKNALSNPKSLLLGGFEAKPVQKVLPFLPLWLAKPSLVQKDIKQNLVSIHDVPGIDPNIKKRLEANNVKSFFPVQAEVMPAILDSCVHGFLVGRGGYLPNDICVSAPTGSGKTLAFVLPIIQVLMTRVVCEVRALVLLPTKELAQQVCKVFNVYADGTGLKVCLIAGHKPFAKEQESLVQKKIFGFCSLADILVCTPGRLVDHIQKTEGFTLRHLRFLVIDEADRMIDTMSQDWLPQVINAAYKPSENGLLFDRKLPTIRTAANYGQLQMPLQKLLFSATLTHNPEKLQKLDLYQPRLFTSIYKQPRSNANDSQSEPATSENFSLPKGLTHYYIPCVLNSKPLILLHFLLTLRFSRVLCFTNSRESSHRLFLLIKLFGGIDVAEFSSRLSPGERKKTLKEFEQGKIKLLISTDATARGIDITGVKCVINYDAPQYMRVYVHRVGRTARGGTTGLAFTLLLRIQEQRYLNMMREAGVPKLQRQPVKNESLRQFEQRYEEVLSQLQKVVKEEYLQKRC; this is encoded by the exons ATGTCGCTGTTCGTTATTAACAG gtACCTTGGTGATGAGGTAGAGTCAACTGAAGATCGTGCGAAAGCTTTGCTAGAGAAATTACGTCAGCAAGCCAAGGAAAGACAATCACAACTTAAACACAATGAGAGAAATGTGAAGGAGGTTTCTGAGTCCTATGTTGAAGAGGAGGTAACGGAAACAATTGAAACCACAGATtacaatgaaaacaaaaaatctaAGAAACGGAAGAAGACACTTGATGAAACCCCTACTGAGCTGGAGAGTCATGAACTGGATGCTGAACCAGAGGAAGAAAACGAGTTAAAGGCAAAAAAGCCACACAAGAAAAAAATCAAGAAGGACAAACAAGAAGATGAGAGCATAGTTCTGGAAGATCACATTGTAAAAAAGGGGCACAAGAAGAAAGTCAAGAAACAAAAGACAGAAGTGTGTGCCAGCTCTGAATCAACCCAGAGTGAAGATGCAAAGGCTGATCACaagaagaaacacaagaaacataaGCACAAACAAGTAGAGGAGAACTCTGACAAAGGATCAGGAGATTCGGGTGAAGATCCAGTAGAGTCAACCCAGAGTGAAGATGCAAAGGCTGATCACaagaagaaacacaagaaacataaGCACAAACAAGTAGAGGAGAACTCTGACAAAGGATCAGGAGATTCAGGTGAAGATCCAGTAGAGGCAAACAACAATGATGACAACTCTGACCATGAATTTGTAGATTCAAGTGAAGATCCAGTGGAGGCACAAAACAATATTGATGAGAACTCTGACCAGGAATTAGTAGATGCAGGTGAAGATCCAGCAGAGACACACACCGATAATGATGACAAAAAGGAGATTGAGGATGCTAAGATGGAACAaaatggaaaaggaaaaaaaaatgctttatcaAATCCCAAATCTCTATTACTTGGTGGCTTTGAGGCCAAACCAGTTCAGAAG GTGCTTCCGTTTTTGCCACTATGGCTAGCGAAACCTAGTTTGGTTCAGAAGGATATTAAGCAGAACCTTGTCTCCATTCATGATGTTCCAGGTATAGACCCAAACATTAAAAAGAGATTAGAAGCCAACAATGTGAAATCTTTCTTTCCAG TTCAAGCTGAAGTCATGCCAGCTATCTTGGACAGCTGCGTTCACGGATTTCTTGTGGGGAGAGGTGGATACCTCCCAAATGATATTTGTGTTTCTGCACCTACTGGAAGTGGAAAGACATTGGCATTTGTTCTTCCAATAATACAG GTTCTGATGACTCGTGTTGTATGTGAAGTTCGAGCTCTTGTCTTGCTTCCCACAAAGGAGCTGGCACAACAG GTATGCAAGGTATTTAATGTGTATGCAGATGGTACGGGACTCAAGGTGTGCCTAATAGCTGGACATAAACCCTTTGCCAAGGAGCAGGAATCTTTGGTACAAAAAAA GATCTTTGGATTCTGCAGCTTGGCTGATATTCTTGTATGCACGCCAGGTAGACTTGTTGATCACATTCAGAAAACAGAAGGCTTCACCTTGAGGCATCTGCGATTTCTG GTTATTGATGAAGCAGATCGTATGATTGACACTATGAGTCAAGACTGGCTTCCTCAGGTTATCAATGCTGCGTATAAACCAAGTGAGAATGGACTGCTTTTTGACCGCAAGTTGCCCACAATACGAACAGCAGCAAA TTATGGTCAGCTTCAGATGCCATTGCAGAAATTGCTTTTCTCTGCTACTTTGACACACAATCCAGAGAAACTTCAGAAGCTGGACTTGTACCAACCACGGCTCTTCACATCTATATACAAGCAACCACGATCAAACGCCAATGATAGTCAGTCGGAGCCAGCAACTTCTGAAAACTTCTCCCTTCCTAAGGGGCTAACG CATTACTATATTCCATGTGTCCTTAACTCCAAGCCACTCATCCTCCTGCATTTCTTACTCACTCTACGCTTTTCCCGTGTACTCTGTTTCACTAACTCCAGAGAGTCTTCACACCG CTTGTTCCTGCTCATAAAACTTTTTGGGGgaattgatgtagcagagttcTCTTCCCGTCTTAGTCCTGGGGAGAGGAAGAAGACGCTGAAGGAATTTGAGCAAGGGAAGATAAAGCT GCTTATAAGCACAGATGCCACAGCGAGAGGAATAGACATCACGGGAGTGAAATGCGTGATAAACTATGACGCTCCACAGTACATGAGAGTATACGTTCACAG GGTGGGAAGAACGGCCAGAGGAGGAACAACTGGTCTAGCATTCACTCTGCTGCTGAGGATACAG